In Clostridium omnivorum, the DNA window ATAATCTTCTCTTCTATTTACCATAGTATCGATAATATCCGAAGCAAAGGTAATTACATCATTTTCTTTATTGCTATTATTAATATCGTCTTTATTAAGTTTTATTCCGAAAGTTGGCCATCTTGGCATTCCATCCACATCAAAAATCCATACAGGAAAATTGCTTGATACTCCACCATCTACTATATAACTTTTTCCCATACTACTATTCAGTATTACTGGCTTAAAGAAGAATGGAATACTAATACTCATTCTAACTGCCTTTGCTATATCAAATTCCATAGGATCAATACCGTATATGGATAATTCATCAGGTATTATTATCATTTCCTTTCTAGTTACATCAGATGCAATAATTTTCAATCTAGATTTACCATTAAGGCTTACATCCTTAAACTTAGTTCTTCCTTTCCTCTTCAAAAGCTCACTAATCCACTTTTCAATTTTATCGCCGTTATATATGCCATATTGAAAAAGAACACACAGTATATCACCTATAATAGGTATTCTATTTAATATATGTTTATCAAGTAAAGCAGAATAATCCACACTATCAATTATGTTCTTTAGCTCTTTTCCTGAATAACCTGCTGCCAGTAGTGCAGCAACAATAGCTCCTGAAGAAGTACCAGCTAAGTTCATCCACTTATATCCATTGTCCTCTAAACAACTCACGGCACCTATAAGTCCTATACCTTTAACTCCTCCGCCCTCAAATACACCATCAGCGTACATTAATCTTCACCTCTATTTTTACTATCTAAATATTATATGAAGAATAATTTCATTTGCTACTTAGGCTCCAATGATATATATAAAGCCGTTCACTTCAGTAGAAATGTACGGCTTTATATTTAAATATTTATATAGTTATATATTTACTTCTTATCCTTAATCATCTCAGCTATAGCTGCTATGCTTCCAAGTGAAGATAATGTTTCATTAGGAAGTATAAGCTTGTTAGCAGGATTCTTTGCCATTTCTTGAAGGGCTTCAACTTGCTTTAAAGCTATTACAGTTTCATTAGTTCCAGAATCAATTATTGCCTTGTTAACCTTATTGATTGCTTCAGCTTGAGCTGTTGCTATAGCTTCAATAGCCTTTGCTTTACCTTCTGCTTCAAGCAATTGGGATTCCTTTAAACCTTCAGCTCTTCTAATATTAGCTTCCTTTTCAGCTTCTGCTTGAAGAATTTTAGCCTGCTTTTCACCTTCGGCTCTAGTCATATCACTCTGCTTTTGTCCTTCAGCTTGTAAAATTACTGCTCTCTTATCTCTTTCTGCTCTCATCTGTTTTTCCATTGCCTGTTGAATTTCAGCTGGTGGAATTATATTTTTGATTTCTACAGAAAGAATTTTAATTCCATATGCATCTGTAATTTCATCAACTACATTTAAAAGTTCTGAGTTTATTTTGTCTCTGCCTGATAAAACTTCATCAAGTGACATGTTACCAACAATATTTCTCATATTTGTTATAGTTGAATATACTATACCTGACTTATAGCTTTCAATATTATAAACTGCATCTCTTGAATTCATAACTTTATAGAATATAACATTGTCAATTGAAATCTTAACATTGTCTTTAGTGATAACACTTTGAGGCTCAATATCTAATATCTGCTGCTTAGTAGAAACCTTTCTTCTTACAAAGTCTATAAAAGGTATTACAAAGTGCCAGCCTGGTTCTAATACTCTATGGAACTGACCTAATCTTTCAACTACATAAATTGATCCTGTATTAACTATTTTAATAGATGTTAATACGCCTAAAAGTACTATAAAAAGTATAACTAAGCCTAATATTTTTAAACCCATTTCCCATACCTCCAAAATAATATTAATAAATTCTATTATTGCTCATTTGAATTGTTCTCTAATTGTATTTCATCAGTTTTTTTCACTACAATTTTATTTCCTTCTATACCAACAATTCTCACTCTATCTCCTTTTTTAATAGGTGAACCAGAGTTTTTAACAGTCCAGTATATTCCGTCAATTTTAATTGATGCTTTTTCCATAACATCTTCATCAACACTAAGTTCTCTTCCAATGTAGCTTTCTTCCATTGTAGCGGTTTTCTTAATACTACCTTTCAATGCGTTTTTTGTAAGTGGATAACCTATTGCCATTGAAATTGCACTTACAGCAATAAAGGTTATAAGCTGAACCGTAAAGGAAGCTTGTAATATCAAAGCAATTATTGCAGCTATGCCCCCAACTGTAAACCACACAAATAAAAAGGCACTGGTAGCTATATCAATAACTAAAGCTACTACTGAAATTATTATCCACAAAAATAAATAGCCCATAAATCCCCCTCCCTTCACCACTAATTATATAACATTCTTTAGTAATTTAGTAGTAAAGTAACATATATTGATATAATTACTTTTAAGCTATATCTTGTTTTGTACCCTATGAATATATATTACATTCTTTTTCCTATATATTAAAGTTTAATTTATCATTATATGAGTTAATTTATAACACTTATCATTGAATTTTATACCATACTTCATTTTATCTTAGAATTTCTATTGTTTTCTTTTAATCTCATAACTCAAGTGTTATAATAAATACGAAATATTATCAAATTATAATATATTACTACCGAACTGGAGTGATTATAATGAATTTAATTAGAGTAGCAGCTGCATGCCCAGTAACTAATGTGGCTGACATATGTTTTAATGTGGAAAATATAAAAAAATGTATTGATAAAAGTATAGATGAACAATCCAAGCTAGTGGTTTTCCCTGAACTATGTATAACTTCCTATACTTGTGCTGATTTATTCCTTCATGAGCAGCTCATTGAAGGTTCAATTGAAGCACTAGAACATTTATGCAATTATACTAAAAATAAAGATATTCTAGTTGCCGTTGGTGCTCCTCTGCACCTTAATAATTGCCTTTATAATTGCGCATTTATACTATTCAATGGAAAAATACTTGGTATAGTTCCAAAGAGTTATATCCCTAACTATACCGAATTTTATGAAAAAAGATGGTTTACTAGTGGAATAAATATAATTGACTCCACTGTAGATTTATCTTTTCAAAGTGAAATTCCATTTGGAACAAACTTAATTTTTACCTCTGGAGTTTTTAAATTTGGTTTTGAAGTATGCGAGGACCTTTGGGTAACTATACCTCCAAGCAGCTACTTAAGCCTTATGGGAGCTAATATAATTGGGAATCTTTCTGCCTCTAATGAGGTAGTTAGTAAAGCTGATTATAGAAAAAGCCTTGTGGAATCTCAAAGTGCAAGGTGTATGAGTTCCTATATATATGCATCCTCAGGAGTATTTGAATCCTCTACAGATTTAGTTTTCAGCGGTCATCTGCTCATTGGTGAAAATGGTGGTATATTAACAGAAAATAATAGATTCCAGCGAGAAAATGAAGTTCTCACTTACATAATTGATATTGATAAGCTAAATAGTGAACGACTTAGAAATGTTAGCTTTAGAGAAAGTGTCACTCTTTGTCCTCATAAAGCTAAAATTATAAACTTTAGCTTTTGTAATAGTTCTTTTGGAACCTTTGATAGGTATGTAGCTAAACACCCTTTTGTACCTTCTGGAGAAAAACAAAGGGAAGAACGCTGCAAGGAAATCTTTAATATACAAACTTCTGCACTTGCTAAAAGGCTGGTACATACTGGAGCAAAAAAGGCTGTAATTGGTATTTCCGGCGGACTTGATTCCACTTTAGCATTGCTAGTTGTAGTTAAAACCTTTGATATGCTTAACATACCAAGAGAGAACATAATAACAGTAACAATGCCTGGCTTTGGAACTACAGATAGAACCTATACAAATGCAGTAAGCTTATGTAAAAATCTACACACTGATTTTAGAGAAGTAAATATTGTCGCAGCCTGCCTGCAGCATTTTAAAGATATTAATCACGATGCTCTTATACATGATGTTACTTATGAAAATGTTCAAGCAAGAGAAAGAACCCAAATACTAATGGATATAGCAAATAAAGAAGGTGGGCTATCAATAGGTACAGGTGACTTATCAGAGCTTGCCTTAGGATGGGCTACCTATAACGGGGATCATATGTCTATGTATTCAGTAAATTGCTCTATCCCAAAAACTTTGGTAAGATATCTTGTTAATTACGTAGCAGCTAAAGAAGTAGATGAAGAGACTTCTCATATACTTATAGATATCCTTGACACCCCTGTAAGTCCGGAACTGCTTCCTAAAGATAAAAATGGTGACATAGCTCAAAAAACTGAAGACATAGTAGGGCCATACGAACTTCATGACTTTTTCCTTTATTACTTTATGAGGCAGGGAGCTTCTAATGAAAAAATTCTTTACTTTGCTAAACAAACCTTTAAAGATGATTATGATGATGCTACTATAGAAAAATGGTTTGATAAGTTTGTAAGAAGATTCTTCACTCAACAATTTAAACGTTCAGCATTGCCTGATGGACCTAAGGTTGGTACAGTGAGTGTATCTCCAAGAGGAGATTTAAGAATGCCATCCGATGCCAGCTATAGAACATGGATAAATAATTAAAAGAAATTAATTCACAAAAATTATAAGTAAAAAATCCTCTTGTGCTTATTAATCACAAGAGGATTTTTTACTTATAAATATCAACAACCAAGCCTGAGATTTCATCAATTGTAGCAGCAACTTTCAAGTTGTCCTTCTCCTCAGAGAGCAGCATATCGGTAAGTTCCCTTAACTTATCATCTATAACATCCACTGTCATAAAATATTGAGTCTGCCAAAAACTTATATCTTTTTTTACATCATACATATGTTCAAGCACGGATTTTAAATATTCTCTTATCATATTTTTATACGCATGCACATCTGAATAGCATTTTGTTACAGCAAGCCTATTGCCTTTTTTCTTAATGTCCTCAAGCATCATTTTGAGTTGTTCTTCATTTTTCTTATTTTTTGCAAAGCTGAAGCTTTGAGAAAATTCCTTTTTAGATGTTATGGCCTTCTTATCCTCAGTAGTAACTGGAGTACTTCCTTTAATTCTAGATATCTCCATTAACTCACCCCCAGTACAAAATACTAATTATCCATAAAATATTAATTTTGAAACCTAATAAATCTTATACTTATTATATCGAAAAATAAATAAAATATATACCTTTTTATAAAAAATACCGTGTTTCCACGGTATTGATATACTATATACTATCCACTTCTATAGCTTTATTTGCTGCTGCAGCTTTATAACATGCTTCCACCACTCTTTGTGCCCTTAGTGCATCTTCGAAGGTTGGCATCAATGGATTTTTTTCGTAATCTGCTACAAAATTTGCAAAATTAATCAGACTTGAGGTATGGCAATCTTGAAGAAATCCCAAAGAAGTTTTCTCTCCTGGGTAGTATTTCATTAAATGAGGCATGCTGCTTGCATTCTTTATCTTAGTGCTACCATTTTCAAAATCATATACCTGAATACTGTATGGCTTATGGGATGAAAATCTTATACTCCCTTTGCTGCCATATATTTTAAAAGCAGTCTCTTCTTCAGCCTCTGCAAATATTCTTGATACTTCTAAACTTCCTGTTATCTCATTTTTAAGTTTAAAATCACAGCTTGCTATTTCATCAACCTTAGTTCTATCTTGGAAAAAAATTTTAGCAGCACAATTTACAGTTTCTATCTCCCCTAAAGTATATTCAATCATATCTACCAAGTGTATTCCTAAATCCAGCAGAGCCCCTCCCCCAGATTCTTCAAGAGTTCTCCATGCCCCTTTTTTCTTTGGACTTAAATAACTCTTGTG includes these proteins:
- a CDS encoding patatin-like phospholipase family protein → MYADGVFEGGGVKGIGLIGAVSCLEDNGYKWMNLAGTSSGAIVAALLAAGYSGKELKNIIDSVDYSALLDKHILNRIPIIGDILCVLFQYGIYNGDKIEKWISELLKRKGRTKFKDVSLNGKSRLKIIASDVTRKEMIIIPDELSIYGIDPMEFDIAKAVRMSISIPFFFKPVILNSSMGKSYIVDGGVSSNFPVWIFDVDGMPRWPTFGIKLNKDDINNSNKENDVITFASDIIDTMVNRREDYFVRDKDLMRIVSIPTMNVKTREFNISKEKSKMLYDSGYNSARKFLDSFSFETYVKMHGAISKI
- a CDS encoding YaaR family protein, yielding MEISRIKGSTPVTTEDKKAITSKKEFSQSFSFAKNKKNEEQLKMMLEDIKKKGNRLAVTKCYSDVHAYKNMIREYLKSVLEHMYDVKKDISFWQTQYFMTVDVIDDKLRELTDMLLSEEKDNLKVAATIDEISGLVVDIYK
- a CDS encoding Gfo/Idh/MocA family protein; translated protein: MNLDMGTKKQINFAIVGFGGIARTHALAAYIANLNFNLPYNLNLHSIVTRKKLESVPKGVINSLSINEVLENRDIDFIDICTPNDSHEEITMKALLYSKPIYCEKPLTSSYEKALAMTTNVSCSGIKNATALIYRYLPALRMLKEEIEDGTIGQIIDFKVTLYHKSYLSPKKKGAWRTLEESGGGALLDLGIHLVDMIEYTLGEIETVNCAAKIFFQDRTKVDEIASCDFKLKNEITGSLEVSRIFAEAEEETAFKIYGSKGSIRFSSHKPYSIQVYDFENGSTKIKNASSMPHLMKYYPGEKTSLGFLQDCHTSSLINFANFVADYEKNPLMPTFEDALRAQRVVEACYKAAAANKAIEVDSI
- a CDS encoding NAD(+) synthase: MNLIRVAAACPVTNVADICFNVENIKKCIDKSIDEQSKLVVFPELCITSYTCADLFLHEQLIEGSIEALEHLCNYTKNKDILVAVGAPLHLNNCLYNCAFILFNGKILGIVPKSYIPNYTEFYEKRWFTSGINIIDSTVDLSFQSEIPFGTNLIFTSGVFKFGFEVCEDLWVTIPPSSYLSLMGANIIGNLSASNEVVSKADYRKSLVESQSARCMSSYIYASSGVFESSTDLVFSGHLLIGENGGILTENNRFQRENEVLTYIIDIDKLNSERLRNVSFRESVTLCPHKAKIINFSFCNSSFGTFDRYVAKHPFVPSGEKQREERCKEIFNIQTSALAKRLVHTGAKKAVIGISGGLDSTLALLVVVKTFDMLNIPRENIITVTMPGFGTTDRTYTNAVSLCKNLHTDFREVNIVAACLQHFKDINHDALIHDVTYENVQARERTQILMDIANKEGGLSIGTGDLSELALGWATYNGDHMSMYSVNCSIPKTLVRYLVNYVAAKEVDEETSHILIDILDTPVSPELLPKDKNGDIAQKTEDIVGPYELHDFFLYYFMRQGASNEKILYFAKQTFKDDYDDATIEKWFDKFVRRFFTQQFKRSALPDGPKVGTVSVSPRGDLRMPSDASYRTWINN
- a CDS encoding SPFH domain-containing protein, with the protein product MGLKILGLVILFIVLLGVLTSIKIVNTGSIYVVERLGQFHRVLEPGWHFVIPFIDFVRRKVSTKQQILDIEPQSVITKDNVKISIDNVIFYKVMNSRDAVYNIESYKSGIVYSTITNMRNIVGNMSLDEVLSGRDKINSELLNVVDEITDAYGIKILSVEIKNIIPPAEIQQAMEKQMRAERDKRAVILQAEGQKQSDMTRAEGEKQAKILQAEAEKEANIRRAEGLKESQLLEAEGKAKAIEAIATAQAEAINKVNKAIIDSGTNETVIALKQVEALQEMAKNPANKLILPNETLSSLGSIAAIAEMIKDKK
- a CDS encoding NfeD family protein, whose amino-acid sequence is MGYLFLWIIISVVALVIDIATSAFLFVWFTVGGIAAIIALILQASFTVQLITFIAVSAISMAIGYPLTKNALKGSIKKTATMEESYIGRELSVDEDVMEKASIKIDGIYWTVKNSGSPIKKGDRVRIVGIEGNKIVVKKTDEIQLENNSNEQ